Proteins from a genomic interval of Coccinella septempunctata chromosome 2, icCocSept1.1, whole genome shotgun sequence:
- the LOC123306454 gene encoding rho guanine nucleotide exchange factor 18 isoform X2 — translation MILTGLPLGGCRFCRSIKNVLVSAMGMGCFVVDECGGSGGEADSDEDIVTEYQVASVVAGGMRPGSGQGGHGPLPTISVTPHSPANKTYPVLEDSLRQVRDLSETVHQMRHQSASQSSGVPSIKAIPVSALNPFLTQVARLSASCPALNEVMTELETLGGSLGSSPMHPPLSRKNSGAQDWLRQPDANRQRRRSWTALEDLREGREKVKQRRQRSVSLSSMESEADESIWENVDNIDGSTVRLLGPERPIPIRHRVNRTSGGGASTHSLNEADLQNDFNKVKAKREAEQLRLSPQRLPLQKSISTPSIIAAGDLVVEPTLVGAQPTLPILLYRARPSCTESETEEESVQLVRASYNSHIIHKVGYDRHSEKRRKRGSLFFRKKKDKSKKLHQWVSACYGSSQVCDSCNKELSNKPALYCECCGTTVHQNTCKDNIVECTKPKGMKSSGKLGAFSVTLPNNKNSMSKRGSGTLPGMYNSSSQILMGDDKDNDHHGHHESVNYPDDVPLVPLEFLSDSPLTASDLCSDYSLGFSDAEPESWSQCVGREITKKLKEKEIKRQEHIYEFILTEKHHCMILLVMQKIFVEGLQKHFQLGPNLERMFPRLADLIELHLGFLSRLRQKQREGPIINSIADILLDMFSGAYATKLKSAYGELCSRHGYALEINKYYMQNDPRFGQFVRHCQQNPLLKKRGISECILFVTHRLTKYPLLIEPLIKTSKDNKPEQDTLQKSLALVKEILVEVNAQVAEKEQEDRKLEIYNRIDAKSYTIHRGHKFKKSDILQGNRSLKFEGVAMLMQGRGKMQLVLVIVLSDVLFFLQENSHKYTFFTPDNKAGVVSLQKLLVREKAGQDSRGIYLISSNPAEPEMFELKIHKPKDKQTWIQAIRKAVQTCPEDDEEELALSSDEKLVLLHKQNQIKHIVGLLRQKDVEQALLLEEKMSLQLRLMAVAGLDPPSPPSYRHLVSETANTEKMWKEVLMAVQEVTHLASSLYTTGTNLSRSVSSAGEHHSDTYVSPVLPKRAETFGGFDNSNQVGFRLFNRKSCSPDDNSPKNEFENLKPHDSKLLESLPFRNYVMSGTSITNGNSNNNEVSIANPAPPTDANLLSLGREQQYAAIQLSHYVYTLLCIISQLMTTNECLQAEAMAIKNTDGSKQYKHNQQLEELRNLQDKLSKEKAEWATQKEQEMQEMEEKRKELQRIQEQIKIEQNDIKQQREQLYRKMEILTSQGLLISPNIALPVTGQIDDSSKETSEENSPQSDSSTSNSNSLSGSTYSTSTVERKKDSKWNKGSSSMKSQLPVNLMSTTNQYKVSQSAVKQQLPLKLASRLSAGSINTGTGNSPVGVQQVLPLKLSQHDEKERRTSTSGYQRLGSDSFSPTSGETTPTLPHAHSRTGSSPALIQQCSSPTGQSSQSIPQSPSNKASRTNTYPKFPDKFRVRSNHQHHHQQQQQNTEEEVIYF, via the exons ATGAGTGTGGTGGAAGCGGCGGTGAGGCAGACAGCGACGAAGACATTGTGACAGAGTACCAAGTGGCTTCCGTTGTCGCCGGTGGTATGCGACCTGGCAGCGGGCAGGGTGGCCACGGCCCTCTGCCCACTATCAGCGTGACACCCCATTCGCCCGCGAACAAAACCTACCCCGTGCTAGAGGACAGCCTGAGGCAGGTGAGGGACCTCTCCGAGACCGTACACCAGATGCGACATCAGTCCGCGTCACAAA GTTCCGGCGTGCCTTCAATAAAAGCGATACCCGTGTCGGCTTTGAACCCGTTCCTCACGCAGGTGGCCAGACTTAGCGCCAGCTGCCCAGCCCTTAACGAAGTCATGACTGAACTGGAGACGTTGGGGGGATCCCTGGGCTCTTCCCCGATGCACCCGCCACTGAGCAGGAAGAATAGCG GTGCCCAAGATTGGCTCCGACAGCCAGACGCTAACAGACAAAGAAGAAGGTCTTGGACTGCTCTCGAAGATCTTCGGGAGGGAAGAGAGAAGGTTAAGCAGAGAAGACAGAGGAG CGTTTCGCTCAGTAGTATGGAATCTGAAGCAGACGAGTCTATATGGGAGAATGTGGACAATATAGATGGCAGTACTGTTCGCCTTCTTGGGCCCGAGAGGCCAATTCCCATCAGACATCGGGTAAACAGGACCTCTGGAGGAGGGGCAAGTACTCATTCACTGAATGAAGCGGACTTACAG AACGACTTCAACAAGGTGAAAGCCAAGAGGGAAGCGGAACAACTGAGGTTGTCGCCTCAGAGGCTGCCTCTGCAAAAATCCATTTCGACACCATCAATAATAGCCGCGGGGGACCTTGTCGTCGAGCCGACCCTTGTGGGTGCCCAGCCGACGCTTCCTAT CTTGTTGTATAGGGCCCGACCTAGCTGCACAGAGAGCGAGACAGAGGAAGAGAGCGTCCAATTGGTGAGGGCTTCGTACAATTCGCATATCATACACAA aGTGGGCTACGACAGGCACTCGGAGAAAAGGAGGAAGAGAGGAAGTCTATTCTTCAGGAAGAAGAAG GATAAGAGCAAGAAACTGCACCAGTGGGTGTCTGCGTGCTACGGCTCGTCCCAAGTATGTGATTCATGCAATAAGGAACTCAGCAATAAACCGGCCCTGTATTGCGAAT GTTGTGGAACAACTGTCCACCAAAACACATGCAAAGATAATATAGTAGAATGTACGAAACCGAAAGGAATGAAG TCTTCAGGAAAATTAGGAGCGTTTTCAGTGACTCTTCCCAACAATAAAAACTCTATGTCTAAACGAGGATCAGGAACTCTTCCTGGGATGTACAACTCGTCCAG TCAAATTCTGATGGGAGATGATAAGGATAACGACCATCATGGGCATCATGAATCAGTGAA TTATCCGGATGATGTACCTTTAGTCCCATTGGAATTTTTATCTGATTCACCTTTGACGGCTTCAGATTTGTGTAGTGACTATAGTTTAGGATTCAGCGACGCAGAACCAGAGTCTTGGAGCCAATGTGTTGGTAGagaaataacaaaaaaacttaAGGAAAAAGAAATAAAGAGACAAGAACATATATATGAATTTATATTGACTGAAAAACACCACTGTATGATATTGTTAGTGATGCAAAAG ATATTCGTTGAAGGTTTGCAAAAGCACTTTCAGCTAGGGCCGAATCTTGAAAGAATGTTTCCCCGACTGGCTGATTTAATTGAATTACATTTAGGATTTTTGTCAAGATTGAGGCAAAAGCAGAGGGAAGGGCCAATAATAAATTCTATCGCAGATATCTTATTGGATATGTTTTCTGGTGCTTACGCTACTAAGTTGAAATCAGCTTATG GCGAGTTGTGTAGTAGACATGGTTATGCTCTAGAAATCAACAAGTATTATATGCAAAACGACCCAAGGTTTGGACAGTTCGTCAGACATTGTCAACAGAACCCTTTGTTGAAAAAGAGAGGTATCTCTGAATGCATTCTGTTTGTTACGCATCGACTTACAAAGTACCCGCTGTTGATTGAACCTCTGATAAAAACTAGTAAAGACAATAAGCCGGAACAAGATACCCTACAAAAATCTTTAGCTCTAGTTAAAGAGATTCTAGTCGAAGTGAACGCTCAGGTGGCTGAAAAAGAACAAGAAGATAGAAAATTGGAAATTTATAACAGGATCGATGCTAAATCTTATACCATTCATCGAGGTCACAAGTTCAAGAAATCAGATATTTTACAAGGCAATCGTTCCCTTAAGTTCGAAGGTGTTGCTATGTTGATGCAAGGAAGAGGAAAGATGCAATTGGTTTTAGTTATTGTGCTATCAGATGTGCTCTTTTTCCTTCAGGAAAATTCGCATAAGTACACATTCTTCACTCCTGATAATAAA GCGGGTGTCGTatcccttcaaaaattattGGTCAGGGAAAAAGCTGGCCAAGACTCTAGGGGCATATATCTCATTTCTTCAAATCCTGCAGAACCTGAAatgtttgaattgaaaattcatAAACCCAAAGATAAACAGACTTGGATTCAAGCTATAAG aaaagCGGTTCAAACATGTCCAGAGGATGATGAGGAGGAACTGGCTTTGAGCTCAGATGAAAAATTGGTTCTGCTCCATAAACAGAATCAAATCAAACACATTGTAG GCTTATTGAGGCAGAAAGATGTAGAACAAGCACTGCTCTTGGAGGAAAAGATGTCTCTTCAATTGCGTTTAATGGCTGTAGCAGGATTAGATCCACCTTCGCCTCCATCTTATAGGCATCTAGTGAGTGAGACAGCTAACACAGAAAAAATGTGGAAAGAGGTTCTTATGGCAGTACAG GAAGTAACGCACCTAGCCAGTTCGCTTTACACCACTGGTACCAATCTCTCGAGAAGTGTTAGTTCAGCAGGCGAACACCATAGTGATACATATGTATCCCCGGTGCTTCCTAAAAGAGCGGAAACATTCGGCGGATTCGATAATTCCAATCAAGTTGGTTTCAGACTGTTCAACAGGAAGTCCTGTTCTCCAGACGATAATTCCCCTAAGAATGAATTCGAGAATTTGAAACCTCACGATTCCAAACTATTG gaGAGTCTACCCTTCAGGAATTATGTGATGAGTGGTACCTCGATTACAAACGGTAACTCGAACAATAACGAGGTCAGTATCGCCAATCCCGCCCCTCCAACGGATGCCAATCTCCTATCGCTAGGAAGAGAACAACAGTATGCAGCCATTCAATTATCCCATTACGTTTATACCTTGTTGTGTATAATTTCGCAACTTATGACCACCAACGAGTGTCTGCAGGCCGAAGCAATGGCAATCAAGAACACTGACGGCTCGAAGCAATACAAGCATAATCAGCAGCTGGAGGAGCTGAGAAATTTGCAGGATAAGTTGAGCAAGGAGAAAGCCGAGTGGGCTACTCAGAAAGAACAGGAGATGCAGGAGATGGAGGAAAAGAGGAAGGAACTTCAGAGAATTCAA gAGCAAATAAAAATTGAGCAAAACGATATAAAGCAGCAGAGAGAGCAGCTCTATAGGAAAATGGAGATTCTAACTAGTCAGGGCTTATTGATTTCTCCAAATATCGCTTTGCCTGTTACTGGACAAATTGATGACAGTAGTAAAGAAACTTCTGAAGAAAATAGTCCACAGTCCGATAGTTCAACTTCAAATTCGAATTCTCTATCAGGTAGCACGTATAGTACGTCAACAGTTGAGAGGAAAAAGGACTCAAAATGGAACAAAG GATCTTCCTcgatgaaatctcaattaccaGTGAACCTGATGAGTACCACGAATCAGTACAAAGTTTCACAGAGTGCAGTTAAACAACAGTTACCTCTCAAATTAGCTTCGCGGTTAAGTGCTGGAAGCATAAATACCGGAACAGGAAATAGTCCAGTGGGGGTTCAGCAAGTCTTGCCATTGAAACTCAGTCAACATGATGAAAAAGAGCGTAGAACAAGTACTTCTGGCTACCAGAGGCTGGGTTCGGATAGCTTCAGTCCTACTTCTGGGGAAACG ACTCCTACATTACCACATGCTCATAGTAGAACTGGATCTAGCCCGGCCCTCATTCAGCAGTGTTCATCTCCCACTGGCCAAAGTTCTCAGAGTATACCACAGAGTCCAAGCAATAAAGCATCTCGCACTAACACGTATCCGAAATTCCCAGACAAATTTCGGGTAAGAAGTAATCATCAGCATCATCATCAACAACAACAGCAAAATACAGAGGAGGAAGTAATATATTTCTGA
- the LOC123306454 gene encoding rho guanine nucleotide exchange factor 18 isoform X5, which produces MILTGLPLGGCRFCRSIKNVLVSAMGMGCFVVDECGGSGGEADSDEDIVTEYQVASVVAGGMRPGSGQGGHGPLPTISVTPHSPANKTYPVLEDSLRQVRDLSETVHQMRHQSASQSSGVPSIKAIPVSALNPFLTQVARLSASCPALNEVMTELETLGGSLGSSPMHPPLSRKNSGAQDWLRQPDANRQRRRSWTALEDLREGREKVKQRRQRSVSLSSMESEADESIWENVDNIDGSTVRLLGPERPIPIRHRVNRTSGGGASTHSLNEADLQNDFNKVKAKREAEQLRLSPQRLPLQKSISTPSIIAAGDLVVEPTLVGAQPTLPIVGYDRHSEKRRKRGSLFFRKKKDKSKKLHQWVSACYGSSQVCDSCNKELSNKPALYCECCGTTVHQNTCKDNIVECTKPKGMKSSGKLGAFSVTLPNNKNSMSKRGSGTLPGMYNSSSQILMGDDKDNDHHGHHESVNYPDDVPLVPLEFLSDSPLTASDLCSDYSLGFSDAEPESWSQCVGREITKKLKEKEIKRQEHIYEFILTEKHHCMILLVMQKIFVEGLQKHFQLGPNLERMFPRLADLIELHLGFLSRLRQKQREGPIINSIADILLDMFSGAYATKLKSAYGELCSRHGYALEINKYYMQNDPRFGQFVRHCQQNPLLKKRGISECILFVTHRLTKYPLLIEPLIKTSKDNKPEQDTLQKSLALVKEILVEVNAQVAEKEQEDRKLEIYNRIDAKSYTIHRGHKFKKSDILQGNRSLKFEGVAMLMQGRGKMQLVLVIVLSDVLFFLQENSHKYTFFTPDNKYPFQAGVVSLQKLLVREKAGQDSRGIYLISSNPAEPEMFELKIHKPKDKQTWIQAIRKAVQTCPEDDEEELALSSDEKLVLLHKQNQIKHIVGLLRQKDVEQALLLEEKMSLQLRLMAVAGLDPPSPPSYRHLVSETANTEKMWKEVLMAVQEVTHLASSLYTTGTNLSRSVSSAGEHHSDTYVSPVLPKRAETFGGFDNSNQVGFRLFNRKSCSPDDNSPKNEFENLKPHDSKLLESLPFRNYVMSGTSITNGNSNNNEVSIANPAPPTDANLLSLGREQQYAAIQLSHYVYTLLCIISQLMTTNECLQAEAMAIKNTDGSKQYKHNQQLEELRNLQDKLSKEKAEWATQKEQEMQEMEEKRKELQRIQEQIKIEQNDIKQQREQLYRKMEILTSQGLLISPNIALPVTGQIDDSSKETSEENSPQSDSSTSNSNSLSGSTYSTSTVERKKDSKWNKGSSSMKSQLPVNLMSTTNQYKVSQSAVKQQLPLKLASRLSAGSINTGTGNSPVGVQQVLPLKLSQHDEKERRTSTSGYQRLGSDSFSPTSGETTPTLPHAHSRTGSSPALIQQCSSPTGQSSQSIPQSPSNKASRTNTYPKFPDKFRVRSNHQHHHQQQQQNTEEEVIYF; this is translated from the exons ATGAGTGTGGTGGAAGCGGCGGTGAGGCAGACAGCGACGAAGACATTGTGACAGAGTACCAAGTGGCTTCCGTTGTCGCCGGTGGTATGCGACCTGGCAGCGGGCAGGGTGGCCACGGCCCTCTGCCCACTATCAGCGTGACACCCCATTCGCCCGCGAACAAAACCTACCCCGTGCTAGAGGACAGCCTGAGGCAGGTGAGGGACCTCTCCGAGACCGTACACCAGATGCGACATCAGTCCGCGTCACAAA GTTCCGGCGTGCCTTCAATAAAAGCGATACCCGTGTCGGCTTTGAACCCGTTCCTCACGCAGGTGGCCAGACTTAGCGCCAGCTGCCCAGCCCTTAACGAAGTCATGACTGAACTGGAGACGTTGGGGGGATCCCTGGGCTCTTCCCCGATGCACCCGCCACTGAGCAGGAAGAATAGCG GTGCCCAAGATTGGCTCCGACAGCCAGACGCTAACAGACAAAGAAGAAGGTCTTGGACTGCTCTCGAAGATCTTCGGGAGGGAAGAGAGAAGGTTAAGCAGAGAAGACAGAGGAG CGTTTCGCTCAGTAGTATGGAATCTGAAGCAGACGAGTCTATATGGGAGAATGTGGACAATATAGATGGCAGTACTGTTCGCCTTCTTGGGCCCGAGAGGCCAATTCCCATCAGACATCGGGTAAACAGGACCTCTGGAGGAGGGGCAAGTACTCATTCACTGAATGAAGCGGACTTACAG AACGACTTCAACAAGGTGAAAGCCAAGAGGGAAGCGGAACAACTGAGGTTGTCGCCTCAGAGGCTGCCTCTGCAAAAATCCATTTCGACACCATCAATAATAGCCGCGGGGGACCTTGTCGTCGAGCCGACCCTTGTGGGTGCCCAGCCGACGCTTCCTAT aGTGGGCTACGACAGGCACTCGGAGAAAAGGAGGAAGAGAGGAAGTCTATTCTTCAGGAAGAAGAAG GATAAGAGCAAGAAACTGCACCAGTGGGTGTCTGCGTGCTACGGCTCGTCCCAAGTATGTGATTCATGCAATAAGGAACTCAGCAATAAACCGGCCCTGTATTGCGAAT GTTGTGGAACAACTGTCCACCAAAACACATGCAAAGATAATATAGTAGAATGTACGAAACCGAAAGGAATGAAG TCTTCAGGAAAATTAGGAGCGTTTTCAGTGACTCTTCCCAACAATAAAAACTCTATGTCTAAACGAGGATCAGGAACTCTTCCTGGGATGTACAACTCGTCCAG TCAAATTCTGATGGGAGATGATAAGGATAACGACCATCATGGGCATCATGAATCAGTGAA TTATCCGGATGATGTACCTTTAGTCCCATTGGAATTTTTATCTGATTCACCTTTGACGGCTTCAGATTTGTGTAGTGACTATAGTTTAGGATTCAGCGACGCAGAACCAGAGTCTTGGAGCCAATGTGTTGGTAGagaaataacaaaaaaacttaAGGAAAAAGAAATAAAGAGACAAGAACATATATATGAATTTATATTGACTGAAAAACACCACTGTATGATATTGTTAGTGATGCAAAAG ATATTCGTTGAAGGTTTGCAAAAGCACTTTCAGCTAGGGCCGAATCTTGAAAGAATGTTTCCCCGACTGGCTGATTTAATTGAATTACATTTAGGATTTTTGTCAAGATTGAGGCAAAAGCAGAGGGAAGGGCCAATAATAAATTCTATCGCAGATATCTTATTGGATATGTTTTCTGGTGCTTACGCTACTAAGTTGAAATCAGCTTATG GCGAGTTGTGTAGTAGACATGGTTATGCTCTAGAAATCAACAAGTATTATATGCAAAACGACCCAAGGTTTGGACAGTTCGTCAGACATTGTCAACAGAACCCTTTGTTGAAAAAGAGAGGTATCTCTGAATGCATTCTGTTTGTTACGCATCGACTTACAAAGTACCCGCTGTTGATTGAACCTCTGATAAAAACTAGTAAAGACAATAAGCCGGAACAAGATACCCTACAAAAATCTTTAGCTCTAGTTAAAGAGATTCTAGTCGAAGTGAACGCTCAGGTGGCTGAAAAAGAACAAGAAGATAGAAAATTGGAAATTTATAACAGGATCGATGCTAAATCTTATACCATTCATCGAGGTCACAAGTTCAAGAAATCAGATATTTTACAAGGCAATCGTTCCCTTAAGTTCGAAGGTGTTGCTATGTTGATGCAAGGAAGAGGAAAGATGCAATTGGTTTTAGTTATTGTGCTATCAGATGTGCTCTTTTTCCTTCAGGAAAATTCGCATAAGTACACATTCTTCACTCCTGATAATAAA TATCCTTTTCAGGCGGGTGTCGTatcccttcaaaaattattGGTCAGGGAAAAAGCTGGCCAAGACTCTAGGGGCATATATCTCATTTCTTCAAATCCTGCAGAACCTGAAatgtttgaattgaaaattcatAAACCCAAAGATAAACAGACTTGGATTCAAGCTATAAG aaaagCGGTTCAAACATGTCCAGAGGATGATGAGGAGGAACTGGCTTTGAGCTCAGATGAAAAATTGGTTCTGCTCCATAAACAGAATCAAATCAAACACATTGTAG GCTTATTGAGGCAGAAAGATGTAGAACAAGCACTGCTCTTGGAGGAAAAGATGTCTCTTCAATTGCGTTTAATGGCTGTAGCAGGATTAGATCCACCTTCGCCTCCATCTTATAGGCATCTAGTGAGTGAGACAGCTAACACAGAAAAAATGTGGAAAGAGGTTCTTATGGCAGTACAG GAAGTAACGCACCTAGCCAGTTCGCTTTACACCACTGGTACCAATCTCTCGAGAAGTGTTAGTTCAGCAGGCGAACACCATAGTGATACATATGTATCCCCGGTGCTTCCTAAAAGAGCGGAAACATTCGGCGGATTCGATAATTCCAATCAAGTTGGTTTCAGACTGTTCAACAGGAAGTCCTGTTCTCCAGACGATAATTCCCCTAAGAATGAATTCGAGAATTTGAAACCTCACGATTCCAAACTATTG gaGAGTCTACCCTTCAGGAATTATGTGATGAGTGGTACCTCGATTACAAACGGTAACTCGAACAATAACGAGGTCAGTATCGCCAATCCCGCCCCTCCAACGGATGCCAATCTCCTATCGCTAGGAAGAGAACAACAGTATGCAGCCATTCAATTATCCCATTACGTTTATACCTTGTTGTGTATAATTTCGCAACTTATGACCACCAACGAGTGTCTGCAGGCCGAAGCAATGGCAATCAAGAACACTGACGGCTCGAAGCAATACAAGCATAATCAGCAGCTGGAGGAGCTGAGAAATTTGCAGGATAAGTTGAGCAAGGAGAAAGCCGAGTGGGCTACTCAGAAAGAACAGGAGATGCAGGAGATGGAGGAAAAGAGGAAGGAACTTCAGAGAATTCAA gAGCAAATAAAAATTGAGCAAAACGATATAAAGCAGCAGAGAGAGCAGCTCTATAGGAAAATGGAGATTCTAACTAGTCAGGGCTTATTGATTTCTCCAAATATCGCTTTGCCTGTTACTGGACAAATTGATGACAGTAGTAAAGAAACTTCTGAAGAAAATAGTCCACAGTCCGATAGTTCAACTTCAAATTCGAATTCTCTATCAGGTAGCACGTATAGTACGTCAACAGTTGAGAGGAAAAAGGACTCAAAATGGAACAAAG GATCTTCCTcgatgaaatctcaattaccaGTGAACCTGATGAGTACCACGAATCAGTACAAAGTTTCACAGAGTGCAGTTAAACAACAGTTACCTCTCAAATTAGCTTCGCGGTTAAGTGCTGGAAGCATAAATACCGGAACAGGAAATAGTCCAGTGGGGGTTCAGCAAGTCTTGCCATTGAAACTCAGTCAACATGATGAAAAAGAGCGTAGAACAAGTACTTCTGGCTACCAGAGGCTGGGTTCGGATAGCTTCAGTCCTACTTCTGGGGAAACG ACTCCTACATTACCACATGCTCATAGTAGAACTGGATCTAGCCCGGCCCTCATTCAGCAGTGTTCATCTCCCACTGGCCAAAGTTCTCAGAGTATACCACAGAGTCCAAGCAATAAAGCATCTCGCACTAACACGTATCCGAAATTCCCAGACAAATTTCGGGTAAGAAGTAATCATCAGCATCATCATCAACAACAACAGCAAAATACAGAGGAGGAAGTAATATATTTCTGA